The following proteins are encoded in a genomic region of Natronorubrum halophilum:
- a CDS encoding GNAT family N-acetyltransferase, whose product MTRAVRRATTDDVWAVHETARESWHAAYDEIIGPETVDDVVDDWYAIGDLESSISDASDRDDAAFLVVEPGPSDREPETCSDFERGCLGFAHVVPWPENAAVAYLARLYVRPERWGSGAGTRLLERLEAELGASFDRIRLSVLVDNDIGVSFYESAGFERVGTRETGLASGLEEYVYEKPISQ is encoded by the coding sequence GTGACTCGAGCTGTTCGCCGGGCAACGACAGACGACGTCTGGGCCGTCCACGAGACGGCCCGCGAGAGCTGGCACGCCGCCTACGACGAGATTATCGGGCCGGAGACGGTCGACGACGTCGTCGACGACTGGTACGCGATCGGCGACCTCGAGTCGTCGATCAGCGACGCGAGCGACCGCGACGATGCCGCCTTCCTCGTCGTGGAGCCGGGTCCGTCGGATCGAGAGCCGGAGACTTGCTCCGACTTCGAACGCGGGTGTCTGGGGTTCGCCCACGTCGTTCCGTGGCCGGAGAACGCCGCCGTCGCGTATCTGGCACGGCTCTACGTCCGCCCCGAGCGCTGGGGCTCCGGTGCGGGGACCAGACTGCTCGAGCGACTCGAGGCCGAACTCGGGGCGTCGTTCGACCGAATTCGGCTGTCCGTGCTCGTGGACAACGATATCGGCGTCTCGTTCTACGAGTCCGCGGGATTCGAGCGCGTCGGGACCCGCGAGACCGGCCTGGCGTCGGGGCTCGAGGAGTACGTCTACGAAAAACCAATCTCGCAGTGA
- a CDS encoding DoxX family membrane protein yields MAVTGLEGLALLVGRVLFGGVIAFTGLNHFMQTEQMTGYARHKGVPAPKLGVLASGLFLILGGFSVMLGVFPSLGAVAIAGFLIVAAVMFHDFWAVPEDQQQTEMTQFLKNICLAGGALVIAAVGSQEWVYSLNVMLF; encoded by the coding sequence ATGGCTGTCACCGGACTCGAGGGACTCGCTTTGCTCGTCGGTCGCGTACTCTTCGGCGGCGTGATCGCCTTTACGGGGCTGAATCACTTCATGCAAACCGAACAGATGACCGGATACGCCCGTCACAAAGGCGTTCCAGCGCCGAAACTGGGCGTTCTCGCGTCCGGTCTCTTCCTCATCCTCGGCGGTTTCAGCGTCATGCTCGGCGTCTTCCCCAGCCTCGGGGCGGTCGCCATCGCCGGGTTCCTCATCGTAGCCGCCGTCATGTTCCACGACTTCTGGGCCGTCCCCGAAGACCAACAGCAAACGGAGATGACCCAGTTCCTGAAGAACATCTGCCTGGCCGGCGGGGCTCTAGTCATCGCGGCGGTCGGGTCACAGGAGTGGGTGTACAGCCTCAACGTCATGCTCTTCTAA
- a CDS encoding Hsp20/alpha crystallin family protein, with product MNRMFREMDHAFDQLRSTWMSEFGAPGVGPALESGSEESTIASPMVGGNTTATLEDEGDAYVYVMDLPGFEKADIDLTFADGMLEIRAHTDVEEGSDAVRSVRSRRIGRQVPIPKAIVTDEITASYHNGVLEVHLPIVEDEREDNRHRIDIE from the coding sequence ATGAACCGAATGTTTCGCGAGATGGACCACGCCTTCGATCAACTCCGGTCGACCTGGATGAGCGAGTTCGGCGCACCGGGCGTCGGTCCCGCTCTCGAGAGCGGGTCCGAGGAGAGTACGATCGCCAGCCCGATGGTCGGCGGGAACACGACGGCGACCCTCGAAGACGAGGGCGACGCCTACGTCTACGTCATGGACTTACCGGGCTTCGAAAAGGCGGATATCGACCTCACCTTCGCCGACGGAATGCTGGAAATCCGCGCTCACACCGATGTCGAGGAGGGCTCCGACGCCGTCCGATCCGTCCGCTCGCGCCGAATCGGCCGACAGGTTCCCATCCCCAAGGCGATCGTAACCGACGAGATCACGGCGAGTTACCACAACGGCGTCCTCGAGGTTCACCTCCCGATCGTCGAGGACGAGCGCGAGGATAACCGACACCGAATCGATATCGAGTAG
- a CDS encoding dihydrolipoyl dehydrogenase family protein, with amino-acid sequence MVHVAIVGAYGSAGVAVADELVARSEEFDEPLEVTLLDDGEPGGGLCILRGCMPSKDVLSAGQHRYQARHDDRLEGVPEADPEAVVARKDEHVSEFADHRTSHVHDLAERESVEFVHETARFVDDRVLEAGNRRIEPDYVVIATGSVLDVPDLPGIDEVGFDSSADVLDTTTFPDSGIVMGFGYIGLELAPYLSEVGGVDLTVVEHDDHPLDEMESEYGETILERYRDQFDIEVLTNTDEKRVEPIDDGGVRMVVEQDGDEDESDGSDPRERTLEADRLYCFTGRRPNLGGLGLERTRLEPEDGWIESTMQTTADERVFVVGDANGREPILHVAKEQGFAAAENIVRRHRGEDLEPYVNVPHHVIFSGLGVYPFARIGHTPATVAESGMNAFVVTRKASSDGVFATKNHPEGRATLIVDAENGRVLGFQGLHLHADVMAKTMQVLVEMKVDVREVPKRAYHPTTPEILDGLLREACAELEGRQRCVGTGDSRDMAL; translated from the coding sequence ATGGTACACGTTGCGATCGTCGGAGCCTACGGCAGCGCGGGGGTCGCCGTCGCCGACGAACTGGTGGCGCGGAGCGAGGAGTTCGACGAACCGCTCGAGGTGACGCTGCTCGACGACGGTGAGCCCGGCGGCGGGCTCTGTATCCTTCGCGGGTGTATGCCCTCCAAGGACGTGCTCTCGGCCGGCCAACACCGTTATCAGGCGCGCCACGACGACCGACTCGAGGGCGTTCCCGAGGCCGATCCCGAAGCGGTCGTCGCCCGAAAGGACGAGCACGTCTCGGAGTTTGCCGACCATCGTACGAGTCACGTTCACGATCTGGCCGAGCGCGAATCCGTCGAATTCGTACACGAAACGGCTCGGTTCGTCGACGACCGCGTTCTCGAGGCCGGGAACCGACGGATCGAACCCGACTACGTCGTCATCGCGACCGGCTCGGTGCTCGACGTGCCCGACCTCCCGGGAATCGACGAAGTCGGGTTTGATTCCAGCGCGGACGTACTCGATACCACTACCTTCCCCGACTCGGGGATCGTCATGGGCTTTGGCTACATCGGCCTCGAACTCGCTCCTTACCTCAGCGAAGTCGGCGGCGTCGACCTCACCGTCGTCGAACACGACGACCATCCGCTCGACGAGATGGAATCCGAATACGGCGAAACGATTCTCGAACGCTACCGCGACCAGTTCGACATCGAGGTGCTGACGAACACCGACGAAAAACGCGTCGAACCGATCGACGACGGCGGCGTTCGTATGGTCGTCGAACAGGACGGTGACGAGGACGAGAGCGACGGCAGTGATCCGCGGGAGCGAACGCTCGAAGCCGACCGACTCTACTGCTTTACCGGCCGCCGGCCGAATCTCGGCGGACTGGGGCTCGAGCGGACGCGACTCGAGCCCGAAGACGGCTGGATCGAGTCGACTATGCAGACGACAGCCGACGAGCGCGTCTTCGTCGTCGGCGACGCGAACGGTCGCGAACCGATCTTACACGTCGCCAAGGAACAGGGCTTTGCGGCCGCCGAGAACATCGTTCGCCGGCACCGAGGCGAGGACCTCGAGCCCTACGTCAACGTCCCCCACCACGTGATCTTCTCCGGACTCGGCGTCTACCCGTTCGCCAGAATCGGGCACACGCCCGCGACGGTCGCCGAATCGGGCATGAACGCCTTCGTCGTTACTCGCAAGGCGTCGTCGGACGGCGTTTTCGCGACCAAGAACCATCCCGAGGGGCGGGCAACGTTGATCGTCGACGCCGAGAACGGCAGGGTGCTCGGTTTCCAGGGGCTCCACCTCCACGCCGACGTGATGGCGAAGACGATGCAGGTTCTCGTCGAAATGAAAGTCGACGTGCGGGAGGTCCCAAAACGGGCGTACCATCCCACGACGCCCGAGATCCTCGACGGGCTCCTCCGGGAGGCCTGCGCCGAACTCGAGGGGCGCCAACGGTGCGTCGGAACCGGTGATTCGAGAGATATGGCGCTGTAG